In one Brassica oleracea var. oleracea cultivar TO1000 chromosome C9, BOL, whole genome shotgun sequence genomic region, the following are encoded:
- the LOC106313616 gene encoding lectin-domain containing receptor kinase VI.3-like: MLTVPVRRAQRTTTTTTTTTEFSFGGFSGNQSQILTTGVATIKPDGLLRLTDRNANVTGTAFYSKPVRLLANSTVGSFSTSFVFVIIPTSSSNGGFGFTFTLSPTPDRPGAESAQYLGLLNERNDGNLTNHVFAVEFDTVQGFKDVSDRSGNHIGLNFNNLASDVQEPVVYYDNDESDRKEDFLLQSGDPIQALLDYDGPTQTLNFTVYPARLKSRPVKPLISRPVPKLLEIVQEEMYVGFTAATGRDQSSAHYVMGWSFSSGVDPPPLVAEPFNLSELPHPPPNTAKKTGYDPQVLSLIVALSGVTLILLALLFFFVMYKKRLQQGEILEDWEINHPHRLRYKDLYAATDGFNVNRIIGTGGFGTVFRGSPSSSSSSSDQIAVKKITPNSMQGVREFVAEIESLGRLRHKNLVNLQGWCKHKNDLLLIYDYIPNGSLDSLLYSRPRQSGAVLSWNVRFQIAKGVASGLLYLHEEWEKIVIHRDVKPSNVLIDDDMNPRLGDFGLARLYERGGSLSHTTVVVGTIGYMAPELTRTRKSSTASDVFAFGVLLLEIVSGRRPTDSGNFFLPDWVMELREILTAVDPRLGSCYDSIEAKVSLAVGLLCCHQRPESRPSMRMVLRYLNGDEDVPVIDDHWGYSDSSTSDLGSKFEGYVSSDRASSSVTSFSITRISSTSVISGR, encoded by the coding sequence AACAACAACAACAACAACAGAGTTCAGTTTCGGTGGTTTTAGCGGAAACCAATCGCAAATTCTGACGACAGGAGTAGCGACGATCAAACCGGACGGATTGTTGAGGCTCACTGACCGAAACGCAAACGTCACCGGTACAGCGTTCTACAGTAAACCGGTAAGATTGCTGGCAAATTCAACGGTTGGTTCGTTTAGCACATCATTCGTGTTCGTGATCATCCCTACAAGCTCCAGCAACGGGGGGTTTGGGTTCACCTTCACGCTATCTCCGACTCCAGACCGCCCCGGAGCCGAATCGGCGCAGTACTTGGGACTTTTGAATGAAAGAAACGACGGGAATCTTACGAATCACGTATTCGCTGTTGAATTCGACACGGTACAAGGATTCAAAGACGTTTCTGATCGATCCGGGAATCACATCGGTCTGAATTTCAACAACCTGGCATCGGATGTTCAAGAACCGGTCGTGTATTACGACAATGACGAGTCTGACCGAAAAGAGGATTTCCTACTTCAGAGTGGTGATCCGATACAAGCACTTTTGGATTACGACGGACCAACCCAAACGCTTAACTTCACGGTTTATCCGGCACGTTTGAAGTCTAGACCCGTAAAGCCCTTGATCTCGCGACCAGTCCCAAAGTTGTTAGAGATCGTGCAAGAAGAAATGTACGTGGGTTTCACGGCAGCCACAGGGAGAGACCAGTCCAGTGCTCATTACGTGATGGGTTGGAGTTTCTCAAGCGGCGTAGATCCTCCTCCTCTTGTTGCAGAACCGTTCAACCTCTCGGAGCTTCCTCATCCGCCTCCTAACACTGCCAAGAAGACAGGTTACGACCCTCAGGTCCTCTCTCTGATCGTGGCTCTATCAGGAGTAACGCTCATCTTGCTTGCTTTGCTATTCTTCTTCGTCATGTATAAGAAGCGTTTGCAACAAGGAGAGATTCTCGAAGACTGGGAGATCAATCATCCTCACCGGCTCAGATACAAAGATCTCTACGCTGCTACTGATGGATTCAACGTGAACCGGATCATCGGCACCGGAGGATTCGGCACCGTCTTCAGAGGAAGCCCCTCCTCATCTTCTTCTTCCTCTGATCAAATCGCCGTCAAGAAGATAACTCCCAATAGCATGCAAGGTGTTCGAGAGTTCGTGGCAGAGATCGAGAGTTTAGGGCGTTTAAGGCACAAGAATCTGGTGAACCTCCAAGGATGGTGCAAACACAAAAACGATCTCTTGCTCATTTACGACTACATCCCCAACGGAAGCTTAGACTCTCTGCTTTACAGTAGACCGCGACAAAGCGGCGCCGTTTTGTCTTGGAACGTGCGTTTTCAGATCGCCAAAGGAGTCGCGTCTGGGCTGCTCTATCTCCACGAAGAATGGGAGAAGATTGTGATCCACAGAGACGTCAAACCCAGCAACGTTCTCATCGATGATGACATGAACCCGAGACTTGGTGATTTCGGGCTCGCCAGGCTTTACGAACGCGGGGGTTCGCTGTCCCACACCACCGTTGTCGTCGGCACCATCGGCTATATGGCCCCCGAGTTGACACGCACCCGTAAATCATCGACCGCGTCTGATGTTTTCGCGTTTGGCGTTTTGCTGCTAGAGATCGTATCCGGGAGAAGACCTACCGACTCTGGAAACTTCTTCTTGCCAGATTGGGTTATGGAGCTGCGGGAGATTCTCACTGCTGTGGATCCAAGACTAGGATCTTGTTACGACAGTATAGAGGCAAAGGTTTCCCTCGCCGTCGGATTGCTCTGTTGCCATCAGAGACCGGAGTCTCGGCCATCCATGAGAATGGTGCTTAGGTATTTGAACGGAGACGAAGATGTTCCTGTGATTGATGACCATTGGGGATATTCAGATTCTTCAACAAGTGATTTAGGATCCAAGTTTGAAGGTTATGTTTCGTCTGATAGGGCTTCGAGCTCAGTTACATCTTTCTCCATTACAAGGATTTCTTCTACTTCTGTTATCAGTGGTAGATAG